One window of the Streptomyces sp. V4I8 genome contains the following:
- a CDS encoding PIN domain-containing protein: MNIVIADTNALVRLLDPKMTGHDEHKRAFAAIGHLVISPLVLAELDYMITTRSGVQQALTAARFIETNTARRRFEIPDIAPCLSVAIAVADGYKDADGGNGIGLADAMNVALAATYETDLMFTTDRHFRMVRPLTGHPAFRLLPDDL; encoded by the coding sequence TTGAACATTGTCATCGCCGACACCAACGCCCTTGTCCGTCTCCTCGACCCGAAGATGACCGGCCATGACGAACACAAACGCGCCTTCGCCGCCATCGGACATCTGGTGATCTCTCCGCTTGTCCTTGCCGAATTGGACTACATGATCACCACGCGCTCCGGTGTCCAGCAGGCGCTCACGGCCGCCAGGTTCATCGAGACCAACACGGCGCGGCGCCGCTTCGAAATCCCCGACATCGCACCCTGCCTGAGCGTTGCTATCGCTGTTGCCGACGGCTACAAGGACGCGGACGGCGGCAACGGCATCGGGCTGGCCGACGCCATGAACGTCGCCCTCGCCGCCACGTACGAGACCGATCTCATGTTCACTACCGACCGGCACTTCCGCATGGTGCGCCCGCTGACCGGGCATCCCGCCTTCCGGCTGCTTCCCGACGACCTGTAG
- a CDS encoding IS3 family transposase — MGEVAAADPARLAGVISDCKAEKNIPHTTSCRVLGVSESWFYKWKDRPVTAREVRRGQLAEAVRRVFDASGGTYGSPKVWITLVRQGWRVSVNTVAKTMAELGLAGRKVRWRRGLTRPGRRAAAPDFVRRDFSADAPDQVWCGDMTEIVTGEGKLYLATVIDLFSRRLLGYAMGARHDAELVVASLHMAAATRGGDVKGVIFHSDRGSEYVSRRFKRVCRRLGVTQSMGRVGSCFDNAVSEAFNSVLKVEYIYRHTFDTRTEARLKIATWITGFYNTRRLHSVCEYHSPIDYEHKHRTGSALELAA, encoded by the coding sequence GTGGGTGAAGTAGCTGCCGCGGACCCGGCCCGGCTGGCCGGGGTGATCAGCGACTGCAAGGCCGAGAAGAACATTCCGCACACCACGTCCTGCCGGGTGCTGGGCGTGAGCGAGTCGTGGTTCTACAAGTGGAAGGACAGGCCTGTCACCGCCCGCGAAGTGCGGCGCGGACAGCTGGCCGAGGCCGTCCGGCGCGTCTTCGACGCCTCGGGCGGCACCTACGGCTCCCCGAAGGTGTGGATCACGCTCGTCAGGCAGGGATGGCGCGTCTCGGTGAACACCGTTGCGAAGACCATGGCCGAGCTGGGCCTGGCCGGACGGAAGGTACGCTGGCGTCGCGGGCTCACCCGCCCCGGTAGGCGGGCCGCGGCGCCGGACTTCGTGCGCCGCGACTTCAGCGCGGATGCCCCGGACCAAGTCTGGTGCGGCGACATGACCGAGATCGTCACGGGTGAGGGCAAGCTCTACCTGGCCACGGTGATCGACCTGTTCTCACGCCGCCTGCTCGGTTACGCGATGGGCGCTCGCCACGATGCCGAACTCGTCGTGGCCTCACTGCACATGGCCGCAGCCACCCGCGGAGGCGACGTGAAAGGCGTGATCTTTCACAGCGACAGGGGCAGCGAGTACGTCTCCCGCCGGTTCAAGCGGGTCTGCCGCCGTCTCGGCGTGACCCAGTCCATGGGACGCGTCGGCTCATGTTTCGACAACGCCGTCAGCGAGGCATTCAACAGCGTCCTCAAGGTCGAATACATCTACCGGCACACCTTCGACACCCGTACCGAGGCCCGGCTGAAGATCGCCACGTGGATCACCGGCTTCTACAACACCCGCCGACTACACAGCGTATGCGAGTACCACAGCCCGATCGACTACGAACATAAGCATCGGACCGGCTCCGCCCTGGAGCTGGCCGCCTAG
- a CDS encoding type II toxin-antitoxin system Phd/YefM family antitoxin has product MEATAREFNQQSSQILAAAERGETVTVTKNGRPVATVAPYRESEIPPYPTGPIGDSVDIPELDLGGDLTNDEMEDILKGMGS; this is encoded by the coding sequence ATGGAAGCTACCGCCCGTGAATTCAACCAGCAGTCCTCCCAGATCCTCGCCGCAGCCGAACGCGGCGAGACCGTCACCGTCACCAAGAACGGCCGCCCCGTCGCTACCGTCGCCCCCTACCGCGAGTCCGAGATCCCGCCCTACCCCACCGGCCCCATCGGGGACAGTGTCGACATCCCCGAACTCGACCTCGGCGGCGACCTCACCAACGACGAGATGGAGGACATCCTGAAGGGCATGGGTTCTTGA
- a CDS encoding transposase — translation MGSKQQKYDAEFREGAVRIVIETGKPIPEVAEDLGVHPGTLHSWVSRWRRNGSASSDRPAPAASGGRLREGERAELERLRREMNEKNKRIRELEMERDVFKQCMALWVK, via the coding sequence ATGGGGTCCAAGCAACAGAAGTACGACGCCGAGTTCCGTGAAGGTGCTGTACGCATCGTGATCGAGACGGGCAAGCCGATCCCGGAGGTCGCCGAGGATCTCGGAGTGCATCCGGGGACGCTGCACAGCTGGGTTTCACGCTGGAGGAGGAACGGCTCGGCCTCCTCCGACCGGCCCGCGCCCGCCGCCTCGGGCGGCCGGCTGCGGGAGGGTGAACGCGCTGAGCTGGAGCGGCTGCGCCGGGAGATGAACGAGAAGAACAAGCGCATCCGCGAGCTGGAGATGGAACGTGACGTCTTCAAACAGTGCATGGCCTTGTGGGTGAAGTAG
- a CDS encoding Mu transposase C-terminal domain-containing protein, translated as MADEDDSAGGGVLGDRRELLRVPAVRQLQQRRDRGELTTSHVRLVASSLGVSVRTVWRWLARAEATGSPDPAPRARLEITDDVGEVLADCLGNVKRAHEELARRALAAGRRPPGLSTLHDAIRRDLTPGFMAGLREGIPAARGFDPAFKRPAVHRNEVWEADHQHAPLRVVLPDGSLSRVWVTWYEDRATQMVMGWAVTASSAHRDSVLAALRSAVLTGDDYGPAGGLPALVRIDGGADFVSKAVKDAFGALGVPLQRVYTPRHKGGVERLNRTAVSRFFADLPRYTKAPLLDHRRRSGESDPPLAYEAFVRLLREWVERHNTVDVVARLGMTPLEAWQADTTELREVSARDLRAYMMSGDDRPRKITSHGVQFHGRFYMPEDGVGRVGTRVRVRFMPHHAHEIDLYTAVGHRYLGRAVLADEATEDERRAVLKSRSARDRELRRALKRSAVTRRDRYAADTQAGPPKRLPRMTSAQAAKELNATDSNRGAAPLERATERYTPRLGPAPGWAVPRRAAPDQDRATRSDHE; from the coding sequence ATGGCGGACGAGGACGACAGCGCGGGTGGAGGGGTGCTGGGTGACCGGCGTGAGCTGCTGCGTGTTCCCGCTGTGCGTCAGCTGCAACAGCGGCGTGATCGAGGCGAGTTGACGACGTCGCATGTCCGTCTGGTCGCGTCGTCTTTGGGCGTGAGTGTACGAACGGTGTGGCGGTGGCTGGCGCGGGCCGAGGCGACGGGATCACCGGACCCAGCACCGCGTGCCCGTCTGGAGATCACCGATGACGTCGGTGAGGTCCTCGCGGACTGCCTCGGGAATGTGAAGCGGGCGCACGAGGAACTGGCCCGCCGGGCTCTGGCGGCGGGCCGGCGGCCGCCGGGACTGAGCACGTTGCATGACGCGATCCGCCGGGACCTGACCCCGGGGTTCATGGCCGGGCTGCGGGAGGGGATCCCCGCGGCCCGAGGGTTCGATCCGGCGTTCAAACGGCCTGCGGTTCACCGCAACGAGGTGTGGGAGGCCGATCACCAACACGCCCCGCTACGCGTCGTGCTGCCCGACGGCTCCCTGTCGCGGGTGTGGGTGACCTGGTACGAGGACCGGGCTACCCAGATGGTGATGGGCTGGGCGGTCACCGCATCCAGCGCGCACCGGGACTCGGTCCTGGCCGCGCTGCGTTCGGCGGTTTTGACCGGAGACGACTACGGACCGGCCGGGGGCCTGCCCGCCCTGGTACGGATCGACGGGGGCGCGGACTTCGTGTCCAAAGCGGTCAAGGACGCCTTCGGCGCGCTCGGCGTGCCGCTGCAACGGGTCTACACGCCCCGGCACAAGGGCGGCGTGGAACGGTTGAACCGGACCGCGGTGAGCCGGTTCTTCGCCGATCTGCCCCGCTATACCAAGGCCCCGCTCCTCGATCACCGACGGCGCTCCGGCGAGAGCGACCCGCCGCTGGCCTACGAGGCGTTCGTCAGGTTGCTGCGCGAGTGGGTCGAGCGGCACAACACCGTGGATGTGGTGGCCCGTTTGGGGATGACGCCGCTTGAGGCCTGGCAGGCCGATACCACCGAGTTGCGCGAGGTCAGCGCGCGCGATCTGCGTGCCTACATGATGTCCGGCGACGATCGCCCGCGGAAGATCACTAGTCACGGGGTGCAGTTCCACGGCCGGTTCTACATGCCCGAGGACGGCGTGGGCCGCGTTGGTACCCGGGTGCGGGTGCGGTTCATGCCGCACCACGCCCACGAGATCGATCTGTACACCGCTGTCGGTCACCGCTACCTGGGCCGGGCGGTCCTTGCGGACGAGGCCACCGAGGACGAGCGCCGTGCTGTCCTCAAGTCCCGCTCGGCCAGGGACCGCGAGTTGCGCCGGGCCCTGAAGCGTTCCGCGGTCACACGCCGGGACCGGTACGCCGCCGACACCCAGGCGGGCCCGCCCAAGCGGCTGCCTCGTATGACATCGGCCCAGGCCGCGAAGGAACTGAACGCCACAGACTCCAACCGTGGCGCCGCCCCGCTCGAGCGGGCGACCGAGCGCTACACCCCACGCCTGGGCCCCGCCCCCGGCTGGGCCGTCCCCAGGCGCGCCGCCCCCGATCAAGACCGTGCGACGAGGAGTGATCATGAGTAG
- a CDS encoding IS6 family transposase: protein MLVDSAAPSYKGFRFPPEVIAHAVWLYHRFRLSLRDVEELLFERGVQVSYEAIRLWCERFGPAYAAGLRRRQPRPGDRWHLDEVFIKVNGRLRYLWRAVDQDGNVLDILVTNTRDAKAAKRFFRKLLKGAGTLPRVIVTDKLRSYGAAHRDVMPSVEHRSSKYLNNQAENSHIPTRKRERGMKGFRSVRTAQRFLASFSRISPHFRPHRHRMTAHGYRTEMTNRFTIWHQITGTTLMATTA from the coding sequence CTGCTCGTGGACAGTGCTGCACCGTCGTACAAGGGCTTCCGGTTCCCGCCGGAGGTGATCGCGCACGCGGTCTGGCTGTACCACCGCTTCCGGCTGTCCTTGCGTGACGTGGAGGAGCTGCTGTTCGAGCGCGGCGTCCAGGTCTCGTACGAGGCGATCCGGCTGTGGTGCGAGCGGTTCGGCCCCGCCTACGCCGCCGGGCTGCGCCGCAGGCAGCCCCGCCCGGGTGACCGGTGGCATCTGGACGAAGTCTTCATCAAGGTCAACGGTCGGCTGCGGTACTTATGGCGCGCGGTGGACCAGGACGGCAACGTGCTGGACATCCTCGTGACCAACACCCGCGACGCGAAGGCGGCGAAGCGCTTCTTCCGCAAGCTCCTCAAGGGCGCCGGGACCCTGCCCCGAGTGATCGTCACGGACAAGCTCCGTTCCTACGGTGCCGCCCACCGAGACGTCATGCCGTCGGTCGAACACCGCAGCTCGAAATATCTGAACAATCAGGCGGAAAATTCTCATATCCCCACACGGAAGCGCGAGCGGGGTATGAAGGGCTTCCGCAGCGTGCGGACGGCCCAGAGATTCCTCGCCTCCTTCTCCCGGATCTCACCGCACTTCCGCCCCCACCGCCACCGGATGACCGCCCATGGCTACCGCACCGAGATGACCAACCGCTTCACCATCTGGCACCAGATCACCGGCACCACACTCATGGCCACGACCGCCTGA
- a CDS encoding IS110 family transposase, translating into MSRIWAGTDCGKAYHHCLVLDAEGDTVLSRRVANDEPELLELIGDVLDIADDDRVTWAMDMTGGEPALLIELLIAHGQELVYIPGIAVNRATDSYRGAGKTDARAKVIADQARMRRDLQPIRPGDETAMELRLLTERRSDLVEDRTRTLNRLKALLSSMFPALERALDMGRVGTLVLLTGYQSPATIRRAGTRRLTTWLRNRRVYRPEVLAATAVEAAERQYTAVAGETAIAKMVHTLAREVIAVNEKIAETDKLIEGRFREHELADVITSLPGIGAILGAELLAATGGSLDAFPTPDRLAAFAGVAPAPRDSGQVSGNLHRPKRYHRRVQRVFYQSALVSIRCDPNSRRFYDRKRAEGKRHVQAVLALARRRVNVLWALIRDRRCYSITPPIAHAT; encoded by the coding sequence ATGAGCCGGATATGGGCGGGTACCGACTGTGGCAAGGCCTACCACCACTGCCTGGTCCTGGATGCCGAGGGTGACACGGTGTTGTCGCGCCGGGTGGCCAACGACGAGCCCGAGCTACTGGAGCTGATCGGCGACGTCCTGGACATCGCCGATGATGACCGGGTGACCTGGGCGATGGACATGACCGGTGGCGAGCCGGCCCTGCTGATCGAGCTGCTCATCGCCCATGGTCAGGAACTTGTCTACATCCCCGGCATCGCAGTGAACCGGGCCACCGACAGTTACCGCGGCGCAGGCAAAACTGATGCCCGGGCGAAGGTGATCGCCGATCAGGCCCGGATGCGTCGGGACCTGCAGCCGATCCGGCCCGGTGACGAGACGGCCATGGAACTACGACTGCTGACCGAGCGCCGTTCCGACCTGGTCGAGGACCGGACCCGTACGCTCAACCGTCTCAAGGCCCTGCTGAGCAGCATGTTTCCGGCCCTGGAGCGGGCCCTCGACATGGGCAGGGTCGGCACCTTGGTCCTGCTGACGGGCTATCAGAGTCCGGCCACGATTCGCCGCGCGGGCACGCGCCGCCTGACGACCTGGCTGCGCAACCGCAGGGTCTACCGCCCCGAAGTCCTCGCGGCCACGGCCGTCGAGGCCGCAGAGCGCCAATACACCGCCGTTGCCGGGGAGACCGCCATCGCGAAGATGGTGCACACGCTGGCGAGGGAGGTGATTGCCGTCAACGAGAAGATCGCCGAGACCGACAAGCTCATCGAGGGCCGGTTTCGTGAACACGAACTCGCCGATGTGATCACCTCGTTGCCGGGCATCGGCGCCATCCTGGGCGCCGAGCTCCTCGCCGCCACCGGCGGCAGCTTGGATGCGTTTCCGACTCCGGACCGGCTCGCGGCCTTCGCCGGGGTGGCGCCTGCGCCACGAGACTCCGGGCAGGTCAGCGGCAACCTGCACCGGCCCAAGCGATACCACCGACGCGTGCAACGCGTCTTCTACCAATCCGCCTTGGTCAGCATCCGTTGCGACCCCAACTCGCGTCGCTTCTATGACAGGAAGAGAGCCGAGGGCAAGCGACATGTCCAGGCTGTGCTCGCCCTCGCCCGTCGCCGCGTCAACGTTCTGTGGGCCTTGATCCGTGACCGCCGGTGCTACAGCATCACACCCCCAATCGCCCACGCCACTTGA
- a CDS encoding AAA family ATPase, whose translation MSSEVPPEPGDMEPEFYLDVPGAKLVTTDVLLQVQDTIAETIDARAMSLIYGASGLGKTFATRAALRAIAPDLLLSLQFARSRPGPKDLREELFHQLRLPGKMPGTATPLYRQLMAALPRRPYVIVCDEAQQYNRACFELIRNLWDNSRKQRPGRAVHRRSRGLRHTAERSVPGLAPVRPARGEGDVHRRDA comes from the coding sequence ATGAGTAGTGAAGTGCCGCCCGAGCCGGGGGACATGGAGCCGGAGTTCTACCTCGACGTGCCCGGCGCGAAGCTGGTGACCACCGATGTGCTGCTCCAGGTCCAGGACACGATCGCCGAGACGATCGACGCTCGCGCGATGTCGCTGATCTACGGCGCCTCCGGTCTGGGCAAGACGTTCGCCACCCGCGCCGCGCTCCGGGCCATCGCCCCGGATCTGCTGCTGTCCTTGCAGTTCGCCCGCTCACGTCCGGGTCCGAAGGATCTGCGCGAGGAACTCTTCCACCAGCTGCGCCTGCCGGGGAAGATGCCGGGCACCGCCACCCCGTTGTACCGGCAGCTGATGGCCGCGCTGCCCAGGCGCCCGTACGTGATCGTGTGCGACGAGGCCCAGCAGTACAACCGCGCCTGTTTCGAGCTGATCCGCAACTTGTGGGACAACTCCCGCAAGCAGCGGCCCGGCCGTGCTGTTCATCGGCGGTCACGAGGCCTACGACACACTGCAGAGCGATCCGTCCCTGGCCTCGCGCCTGTGCGCCCGGCGCGAGGTGAAGGCGATGTCCACCGAAGAGATGCTTGA
- a CDS encoding winged helix-turn-helix domain-containing protein, which produces MGTSNAVRWGPVEREERRMQAAALFEQGVKQAEIGRLLRVSRQAVGQWQEGGREALVARRNSARSYLTPQQEQQLWRELRLGASAHGWEGQGWTLSRIARVIEERFGVRYTVPGVWYLMDRLGWSWQVPKTQAV; this is translated from the coding sequence ATGGGGACTTCGAATGCCGTGCGCTGGGGGCCGGTTGAACGTGAGGAGCGGCGGATGCAGGCTGCCGCTCTGTTCGAACAGGGTGTGAAGCAGGCGGAGATCGGCCGACTGTTGAGGGTGTCGCGGCAGGCGGTCGGGCAGTGGCAGGAGGGTGGTCGTGAGGCGCTTGTGGCGCGGCGGAACAGTGCCCGCTCGTACCTGACGCCACAGCAGGAGCAGCAGCTGTGGCGTGAGTTGCGGCTGGGAGCGTCGGCGCACGGCTGGGAGGGCCAGGGCTGGACGCTCTCACGCATCGCACGTGTGATCGAGGAGCGGTTCGGGGTGAGGTACACGGTACCGGGCGTGTGGTACCTCATGGACCGTCTGGGCTGGTCATGGCAGGTTCCGAAGACGCAGGCCGTCTAG
- a CDS encoding IS1634 family transposase, with protein MAVTSVVEKRLGALPVAAEFLRRLDVAGIVDEVCPGGASALVTHGQVIEALVANRLTSPAPLVRVEDWARCWAVEEVFGIEPALLNDDRLARALDAIAPQLEHIAGTVGARAIGEFGIDVARMHWDMTSMSVHGAFPVEGQEEDFPVIGYGHPKDRRFDLKQVQAGLAVSADGGIPLHARVFGGGAAEVSQVVGAMKDLRAMAGERDFLMVADSKLVSYSNVRALLAAGVQFIAPAPAAQVKDEVYAALDPAQATIVDWTPNREAGKPAERRETYRVLEDTHTLTGPRKSDPVLTVRRILVHSTANAAGQQAARDKRLAKAAQDLNKLTAAAGGRHYKTREKIVARIGVIAAKRRVTSCLRWTVTDNEDGTPVLAWHFDTGVLKAEAVVDGWYALLTSVPADQADAGQTLIHYKGQGAVERRYHDFKGPLAVAPVFVQHNRRVAALIQVICLALLVFCLIERQVRRALGPEQTMSGLYPDNRRVRPTGRMVFYHLGELTLRIGNITDPPTVQITRGVQLHLLDLLDTDIGQTRWPQT; from the coding sequence GTGGCGGTGACGTCCGTGGTGGAGAAGCGTCTGGGCGCTCTGCCTGTCGCTGCCGAGTTTCTGCGTCGGCTGGATGTCGCCGGGATCGTCGACGAGGTGTGTCCTGGTGGCGCGAGTGCGCTGGTGACGCACGGGCAGGTGATCGAGGCGTTGGTGGCCAACCGGCTGACGTCGCCCGCGCCGTTGGTGCGGGTGGAGGACTGGGCCAGGTGCTGGGCAGTGGAAGAGGTCTTCGGGATCGAGCCCGCTCTGCTCAACGATGATCGTCTGGCCCGGGCACTGGATGCGATCGCTCCGCAGCTGGAGCACATCGCGGGCACGGTCGGGGCGCGGGCGATCGGTGAGTTCGGGATCGATGTGGCCCGGATGCACTGGGACATGACCAGCATGTCCGTGCACGGGGCCTTCCCGGTCGAGGGTCAGGAGGAGGACTTCCCCGTCATTGGCTACGGGCATCCCAAGGACCGGCGCTTCGATCTGAAGCAGGTCCAGGCCGGGCTCGCGGTGTCGGCCGACGGCGGCATCCCGCTCCATGCCCGGGTCTTCGGCGGTGGTGCGGCCGAGGTCAGCCAGGTCGTCGGCGCGATGAAGGACCTGCGGGCCATGGCCGGTGAACGCGACTTCCTGATGGTCGCCGACTCCAAGCTGGTGTCCTACTCCAACGTCCGTGCCCTGCTGGCGGCCGGGGTCCAGTTCATCGCCCCGGCCCCGGCCGCGCAGGTCAAGGACGAGGTCTATGCCGCTCTCGATCCCGCGCAGGCCACCATCGTGGACTGGACGCCCAACCGGGAGGCGGGCAAGCCCGCCGAGCGGCGCGAGACCTACCGCGTGCTGGAGGACACCCACACCCTGACCGGGCCCCGCAAGAGCGATCCTGTGCTCACCGTGCGACGGATCCTGGTCCACTCCACCGCGAACGCCGCCGGCCAGCAAGCAGCCCGGGACAAACGCCTGGCCAAGGCCGCCCAGGACCTGAACAAGCTCACCGCTGCGGCCGGCGGACGCCACTACAAGACCCGGGAGAAGATCGTCGCCCGAATCGGTGTCATCGCCGCCAAGCGCCGTGTCACCTCTTGTCTGCGCTGGACCGTCACCGATAACGAGGACGGCACCCCGGTCCTGGCCTGGCACTTCGACACCGGCGTGCTGAAGGCGGAAGCCGTGGTCGACGGCTGGTACGCACTGCTGACGTCTGTCCCCGCCGACCAGGCGGACGCTGGGCAGACTCTGATCCACTACAAGGGCCAGGGCGCGGTCGAGCGCAGATACCACGACTTCAAGGGCCCGCTCGCGGTCGCGCCGGTCTTCGTGCAGCACAACCGGCGCGTTGCCGCCCTGATCCAGGTCATCTGCCTGGCCCTGCTCGTCTTCTGCCTGATCGAACGGCAGGTCAGACGCGCGCTCGGCCCCGAGCAGACCATGAGCGGCCTCTACCCCGACAACCGCCGGGTCCGCCCCACCGGCCGCATGGTCTTCTACCACCTCGGCGAACTCACCCTGCGCATCGGCAACATCACCGACCCGCCCACCGTCCAGATCACCCGCGGCGTCCAACTCCACCTCCTCGACCTACTCGACACCGACATCGGACAAACCCGCTGGCCACAGACCTGA